One genomic region from Brevinematales bacterium encodes:
- the dnaX gene encoding DNA polymerase III subunit gamma/tau, with the protein MEYQVTARKWRPQTFGEVIGQEHVTRALTNALSSGKIPHAFLFSGPRGVGKTTTARILAKALNCDTGITAEPCNQCAVCVDIMSGNSLDVREIDGASNRGIDNIREVRDTVAYMPLKGRYKIYIIDEVHMLTLEASNALLKTLEEPPEHVIFMLATTEPHKVIPTIRSRCQHYVFKKIPASVIVTQLKNISDKEKIHATEEGLFLIADAADGSMRDGQSIYDQIVLYSDGNITEKTVIEVLGIPDEEYFKNVTTAIIRSDSVRVLEVVHDYLENFGDIPLFVKHFIDYMKKGLLVRNLPREHEMVDLSEKRYQETMEVFQPLTNEEITRIIQIMVNCYTGLRSDLLERFVLENALFKALDYKNMIPLAEIRNEIVRLAAGNTGSNIPREMPAVKQAIPAPAETPPPDNKPVAYKKLEPKPVEFVPAAVKSTDNVNDTVRRILQKNPLRKSMSAELVSIEEMNNTIRVRIGSAHSVEFFNSRAGEIAKDMETETGKTFQFIFENSTAGNATAVESPEREEIKAPVTHEKPAPETKPVNEGNPDSGLFSVSGLLKDKFDAKIDK; encoded by the coding sequence ATGGAATACCAAGTAACCGCCAGAAAATGGCGGCCTCAGACTTTCGGTGAAGTCATCGGACAAGAACATGTCACGCGCGCGTTAACCAACGCATTATCGTCGGGTAAAATCCCGCACGCTTTTTTATTCTCCGGCCCCCGCGGAGTAGGGAAGACTACTACCGCGCGCATCCTCGCTAAAGCGTTGAACTGCGATACCGGGATAACCGCCGAACCGTGCAATCAATGCGCGGTCTGCGTGGATATTATGAGCGGGAATTCGCTCGATGTCCGTGAGATCGACGGCGCGTCGAACCGGGGTATCGATAATATCCGCGAAGTCCGCGATACGGTCGCGTATATGCCTCTCAAGGGCCGTTATAAGATATATATTATCGACGAAGTGCATATGCTGACCCTCGAGGCCTCCAACGCGCTTCTGAAAACACTCGAGGAACCCCCGGAGCATGTGATATTCATGCTCGCCACTACCGAGCCTCATAAAGTAATCCCCACTATCCGCTCGCGCTGTCAGCACTATGTATTCAAGAAAATCCCCGCATCGGTGATTGTCACCCAACTGAAAAATATTTCTGATAAAGAAAAGATACACGCGACCGAGGAAGGATTGTTCCTGATCGCGGACGCCGCCGACGGCTCGATGCGCGACGGGCAGAGTATTTACGACCAGATCGTCCTGTACTCCGACGGGAATATCACCGAGAAAACAGTGATCGAAGTGCTCGGTATCCCCGACGAGGAATATTTTAAGAATGTGACTACCGCGATCATCCGGTCCGATTCCGTCCGTGTGCTCGAAGTGGTGCACGATTACCTTGAAAACTTCGGGGATATCCCTTTATTCGTTAAGCACTTTATCGATTATATGAAAAAGGGGCTTCTCGTCCGGAACCTCCCGCGCGAGCATGAAATGGTGGATTTGTCGGAAAAACGCTATCAGGAAACGATGGAAGTGTTTCAGCCGCTCACTAACGAGGAGATCACGCGCATCATTCAGATTATGGTAAACTGCTATACCGGACTGCGGAGCGACCTCTTGGAACGATTCGTACTGGAAAACGCGCTTTTCAAGGCGCTCGATTATAAAAATATGATACCGTTAGCGGAAATCCGTAACGAGATCGTCCGTCTCGCGGCGGGAAACACCGGGTCGAATATCCCGCGCGAAATGCCGGCGGTTAAGCAGGCTATCCCGGCTCCCGCGGAAACTCCCCCACCTGATAATAAACCGGTCGCCTATAAAAAACTCGAACCGAAGCCCGTGGAATTTGTGCCCGCAGCCGTGAAATCCACTGATAATGTGAATGACACGGTTCGCCGCATACTCCAGAAGAACCCGTTGCGGAAAAGCATGTCCGCCGAACTGGTATCTATCGAGGAGATGAACAACACGATACGCGTGAGAATTGGGAGCGCGCATTCGGTAGAATTTTTCAATTCCCGCGCCGGTGAGATCGCGAAGGATATGGAAACCGAGACGGGGAAAACGTTTCAGTTTATATTCGAGAATTCCACAGCGGGGAATGCTACCGCAGTGGAAAGTCCTGAAAGAGAGGAGATAAAAGCCCCGGTGACACATGAGAAGCCGGCTCCTGAAACAAAGCCTGTAAACGAAGGTAATCCCGACAGCGGGCTTTTCTCTGTCAGCGGGTTATTAAAGGATAAATTTGACGCAAAAATAGACAAATAA
- a CDS encoding DUF1957 domain-containing protein codes for MGNPRGYWMLVLHAHLPFVRHPEYKDALEERWLYEAITETYIPLLEVYERLIDEGSDFRVTMSITPPLANMLADPLLQDRYVHHLELLMELAEKEIIRTMYQPELHKASKSYQYKFKKAYDTFVNKYHKNILLGFKRFQDLGKLEIVTCGATHGFLPLMDMYPNAVRGQVLTAVKDYERHFGRPPRGMWNGECGYYPGLENILAEGDIKYFFVDTHGILHADRRPKYGVFAPMVTNNHMAYFARDIETSNSVWSADEGYPGDPNYREFYRDIGFDLDYEYIKPYIHESGLRIATGIKYHRVTSKDTPMEHKHFYDPEVAYSRTIDHGNNFVQNRERQVEYLSDQMDREPCIVSMYDAELFGHWWYEGPDFIYNLLKAMHNSSIISTITPPEYMQRYPENQTATPPMCSWGYMGYNEFWLNDTNDWIYRHLHKADEKMIEMAIKYKSTADPLVSRALNQAARELLLAQSSDWAFIMKTNTMVEYAQKRTRDHIGRFNKLCNMVQTKKFDKKWLSETEYRDNIFPEIDFRVYG; via the coding sequence ATGGGAAATCCGCGCGGTTATTGGATGCTGGTACTTCACGCGCATCTTCCGTTCGTCAGACACCCCGAATATAAAGACGCGCTCGAAGAACGCTGGCTGTACGAAGCTATCACGGAAACCTATATCCCTCTTCTAGAGGTGTACGAGCGTCTGATCGACGAAGGGTCGGATTTCAGGGTGACGATGTCGATTACCCCCCCGCTGGCAAATATGCTCGCCGATCCGTTGTTGCAGGATCGTTATGTGCATCACCTCGAACTCCTCATGGAACTTGCCGAGAAAGAAATAATCCGTACTATGTATCAGCCTGAGCTGCATAAAGCGTCGAAAAGCTACCAGTATAAGTTTAAAAAAGCCTACGACACTTTCGTCAACAAGTACCATAAAAATATCCTGCTCGGGTTCAAACGTTTCCAGGACTTGGGGAAACTCGAAATAGTCACCTGCGGCGCGACCCACGGATTTCTCCCGCTGATGGATATGTATCCCAACGCCGTGCGCGGTCAGGTGCTTACCGCGGTCAAGGATTACGAACGGCATTTCGGACGTCCCCCGCGAGGTATGTGGAACGGGGAATGCGGGTATTATCCCGGCCTCGAGAATATCCTCGCCGAGGGCGATATCAAGTACTTTTTTGTCGATACCCACGGTATTCTCCACGCCGACCGCCGCCCTAAATACGGGGTTTTCGCGCCGATGGTTACCAATAATCATATGGCATACTTCGCCCGCGATATCGAGACTTCCAATTCTGTATGGAGCGCCGACGAAGGATACCCCGGCGACCCGAACTACCGGGAGTTTTACCGCGATATAGGCTTCGACCTCGACTACGAGTACATCAAGCCCTATATCCATGAAAGCGGCCTGCGTATCGCGACCGGCATCAAGTATCACCGGGTTACCAGTAAAGATACCCCGATGGAGCATAAGCATTTTTACGACCCCGAAGTCGCATATAGTCGTACTATCGATCACGGCAACAATTTTGTCCAGAACCGCGAGCGTCAGGTCGAGTATCTGTCAGACCAGATGGATCGCGAGCCGTGCATCGTATCCATGTACGACGCGGAATTGTTCGGACACTGGTGGTACGAAGGCCCGGACTTTATCTATAACCTGCTGAAAGCGATGCATAATTCTTCAATCATCAGCACGATTACGCCCCCGGAGTATATGCAGCGTTACCCGGAGAACCAGACAGCAACCCCGCCGATGTGCAGTTGGGGATATATGGGATATAACGAATTCTGGCTGAACGATACCAACGACTGGATATACCGTCACCTGCATAAAGCGGATGAAAAGATGATAGAAATGGCCATCAAGTATAAAAGCACTGCCGATCCGTTGGTATCCAGGGCGCTCAACCAGGCGGCGAGGGAACTCCTCCTCGCGCAATCCTCGGACTGGGCGTTTATTATGAAAACCAACACGATGGTGGAATACGCCCAGAAACGCACCCGCGACCATATAGGACGGTTTAACAAGCTGTGCAATATGGTACAGACAAAAAAGTTCGACAAGAAATGGCTATCCGAAACCGAGTACCGGGACAATATTTTCCCGGAGATCGACTTCAGAGTGTACGGCTAA
- a CDS encoding thermonuclease family protein, translating into MKTFFTALIFLILPYIAFPWQAEVVRVKDGDTLELLSGGSSVDLRLWGIDCPEASQEYGNGAYLFTVEFVKAGMLEIETIDTDQYGRTVGLAYAGGLCLNEELIRAGWAWVYKQYCNKPICGEWEKLQENAKSAGIGLWESANPIPPWDYRKSSPKKTAEPNDPLALGIIFGSASILLIVIRLILRAGWAKKKRKWNSRWRQ; encoded by the coding sequence GTGAAAACATTTTTTACTGCGCTTATCTTTCTTATTCTTCCATACATTGCTTTTCCGTGGCAGGCGGAGGTTGTAAGGGTAAAGGACGGGGATACGCTGGAACTTTTATCCGGCGGCTCGTCGGTTGACCTGCGGCTATGGGGGATAGATTGCCCCGAAGCGTCGCAGGAGTACGGCAACGGCGCCTACCTGTTCACCGTCGAATTCGTCAAGGCGGGCATGCTGGAAATTGAAACGATAGACACCGATCAGTACGGCCGGACTGTAGGTTTGGCATATGCCGGAGGTTTATGCCTGAACGAGGAACTGATCCGCGCGGGATGGGCATGGGTCTATAAGCAGTACTGCAATAAGCCTATCTGCGGGGAATGGGAGAAGTTGCAGGAGAACGCCAAGAGCGCTGGGATAGGCCTTTGGGAATCGGCGAACCCGATACCGCCGTGGGATTACCGGAAGTCGAGCCCGAAAAAGACCGCCGAGCCGAATGATCCGCTCGCGTTGGGGATAATTTTCGGATCGGCGTCTATCCTTTTAATCGTTATCCGTTTGATTCTGCGCGCTGGGTGGGCGAAAAAGAAACGAAAATGGAACTCCCGCTGGCGTCAATAG